The following are encoded together in the Trichomycterus rosablanca isolate fTriRos1 chromosome 19, fTriRos1.hap1, whole genome shotgun sequence genome:
- the dnajc16 gene encoding dnaJ homolog subfamily C member 16, whose product MANPKMLWMTLHLVLVLCTVQAGADENAEFDPYKILGVTTSASQTEIKKVYKRLAKEWHPDKNKNPEAEDMFIKISKSYEILSHEEKRSNYDRYRQTDSNPYSPHGFRHFHDNFYFDESFFNFPFSSHGRSAADSKYTLHFNQYVKEVVPDTFKRPYIIKITSDWCFSCVHMDPVWKEAVQELEPLGVGIGVVDVGYERRLANHLGAHRTPSILGVINGKVTFFNYALAKEHIVQFVEELLPQRLVEKVTDRNDRDFLNSWHDLNKPHILLFDQMPTVPFLFKLTAFAYKDYVQFGYVDQGLSETANLLKQYNINTYAPTMLAFKENTDKPADFIQAKGMRKPIIDEFISNNKFLLAPRLVNQKLFDELCPIKQFHRRRKYCVLLITGEEEAFVPGNKAFLTLASANTEDVLRFAYVYQRLQQPLCAVLLKNRDSTPPQVVILERRNGAGKVLYKPVLGGWNGSEEDKHRLLEDLQRLQKDPSILTHDATLPELNNEFASMFLIRWISTAYDYLSEIIDDLFHNNWREMMPLLSLIFSALFILFGTVVIQAFSDSGDEKLSKSKAKETAKMANGSPSTTTTSSRPPKKNFVEVTELTDITYTSNLVKLRPGHINVVLVLTDGTKNILLSKFAKEVYSFTGSQTLHFSFLNVDKHSEWMATLLEYAQDAMQLEADEEEEGSNRKTDYTGYVLALNGHKKYLCLFKPVYTGEVAYGKTEEEPERSRSRSSSREDHQHRKGGARSRSTTLHIHHKLDRLGLWMERLMEGTLPRYYIPAWPGLDKITVSK is encoded by the exons ATGGCTAACCCAAAGATGCTGTGGATGACCCTTCACCTTGTTCTGGTCCTCTGCACTGTCCAGGCTGGAGCTGATGAAAATGCAGAGTTTGACCCCTACAAGATCCTTGGAGTCACCACAAGTGCAAGCCAGACAGAAATCAAGAAAGTGTACAAACGACTCGCCAAAGAATG GCATCCAGACAAAAACAAGAATCCAGAGGCGGAGGACATGTTCATTAAAATAAGCAAGTCGTATGAG ATTTTATCCCATGAAGAGAAGAGATCCAATTATGATCGCTACCGACAGACTGACTCAAATCCCTACAGTCCGCACGGCTTCCGTCACTTTCACGACAACTTCTACTTCGATGAGTCTTTCTTCAACTTCCCATTCAGCAGTCATGGTCGCAGCGCTGCTGACAGCAAGTATACCTTGCACTTCAACCAGTATGTGAAAGAAGTCGTGCCTGACACTTTCAAAAGACCTTACATTATCAAGATCACCTCAGACTGGTGCTTCAGCTGCGTCCATATGGATCCTGTGTGGAAGGAGGCCGTGCAGGAGCTGGAACCACTCG GGGTAGGAATAGGGGTGGTGGATGTCGGCTATGAAAGACGATTGGCTAACCATTTAGGCGCTCATCGCACTCCATCTATACTTGGTGTCATCAATGGAAAAGtgactttttttaattatgcaCTGGCCAAGGAGCACATCGTGCAGTTTGTGGAGGAACTACTTCCACAGAGACTGGTGGAAAAG GTCACCGATCGTAATGACCGTGACTTCCTGAACAGCTGGCATGACCTTAACAAGCCCCACATTCTGCTTTTTGACCAAATGCCTACagttccttttttatttaag TTGACTGCCTTTGCCTATAAGGACTATGTGCAGTTTGGTTATGTGGACCAGGGCCTTTCTGAGACTGCCAACTTGCTCAAGCAGTACAACATCAACACCTATGCTCCCACCATGCTCGCCTTTAAGGAGAACACAGATAAGCCAGCTGACTTCATACAG GCTAAAGGGATGAGAAAGCCAATCATTGACGAATTCATCTCCAACAACAAATTCTTACTTGCTCCTCGTCTGGTGAACCAGAAGCTCTTTGATGAGCTCTGCCCTATCAAACAGTTCCACCGGCGAAGAAA ATACTGTGTTCTGCTCATCACTGGCGAGGAGGAAGCCTTTGTACCAGGAAACAAAGCATTCCTGACTCTGGCTTCTGCCAACACTGAAGATGTTCTGCGCTTTGCTTATGTGTACCAGCGTCTGCAGCAGCCTCTGTGTGCTGTGCTTCTGAAGAACAGAGACAGCACTCCACCACAG gtgGTGATCCTAGAGCGGCGTAACGGAGCCGGTAAGGTGCTCTACAAGCCTGTGCTGGGTGGTTGGAATGGCAGTGAAGAGGACAAACACAGACTGCTGGAGGATCTGCAGCGGCTGCAGAAAGATCCCTCCATCCTTACCCATGATGCCACCTTGCCAGAGCTCAACAACGAGTTCGCTTCA ATGTTTCTAATCAGATGGATTTCTACAGCATATGACTACCTATCTGAAATCATTGATGATCTTTTTCACAATAATTG GCGGGAAATGATGCCTCTGCTTTCTCTGATTTTTTCTGCACTGTTCATCCTGTTTGGCACAGTGGTTATTCAGGCTTTCAG TGATTCTGGTGATGAGAAACTATCCAAATCAAAGGCAAAAGAAACAGCGAAGATGGCAAACGGATCACCGAGCACAACCACCACCTCCAG CCGTCCACCAAAAAAGAACTTTGTGGAGGTGACCGAGTTGACAGACATCACTTACACCAGTAATTTGGTGAAGCTGAGACCTGGACACATCAACGTGGTGCTGGTGCTTACAGATGGCACCAAAAACATCCTGCTCAGCAAGTTTGCCAAGGAGGTGTACTCCTTCACTGG GAGCCAGACGCTGCACTTCTCCTTCCTGAATGTGGACAAGCACAGTGAGTGGATGGCCACTCTGCTGGAATATGCCCAGGATGCCATGCAGTTAGAGGCGGACGAGGAAGAGGAGGGCAGCAACCGCAAAACGGACTACACAGGCTACGTGCTGGCTTTAAACGGTCACAAAAAGTACCTGTGTTTGTTTAAGCCAGTCTACACAGGTGAGGTTGCCTATGGGAAGACCGAGGAGGAGCCGGAGCGATCCAGGTCCAGGTCGAGCTCCAGAGAAGATCACCAGCACAGAAAAGGAGGGGCACGTTCACGCTCCACCACCCTCCACATCCACCACAAACTGGACCGACTTGGCTTGTGGATGGAGCGGCTGATGGAGGGCACTCTGCCTCGCTACTACATCCCGGCCTGGCCCGGCCTAGACAAGATCACAGTCAGTAAGTAG
- the selenoi gene encoding ethanolaminephosphotransferase 1 translates to MALYNYVSKEQLAGFDKYKYSAVDTNPLSIYVMHPFWNSMVKVMPTWLAPNLITFTGFMFLVLNFAILSFYDFSFYASAEGNAHVPSWVWIVAGLFNFVAYTLDGVDGKQARRTNSSTPLGELFDHGLDSWACVFFVSSMYSVFGRGESGVSVLTLYGLLWVVLFSFILSHWEKYNTGVLFLPWGYDLSQVTISIVYIVTAVVGVETWYKPLIWNIHYRDLFIVMILGCLFAVTLPMSFYNVFKAYRSNSLKHSSMYEALLPFFSPILLFILSALWIFLSPNNILELHPRIFYVMVGTAFSNVTCHLIVCQMSNTRCQPLSWLLLPMALVVLLVFSGVVQQSESVLLYVWTTAVILIHIHYGVSVVKQLSSHFKIYAFSLKKPASDULDEEKIGLTAAEV, encoded by the exons ATGGCTCTGTACAACTATGTCAGCAAGGAGCAACTGGCTGGGTTTGATAAATACAAG TACAGCGCAGTGGATACCAACCCACTCTCCATCTATGTCATGCACCCCTTCTGGAACTCCATGGTGAAG GTCATGCCCACTTGGTTGGCCCCTAACCTCATCACTTTTACTGGCTTCATGTTTCTGGTACTCAACTTTGCCATCTTATCCTTCTACGACTTCAGCTTCTACGCCTCAG ctgAAGGTAACGCTCATGTGCCAAGTTGGGTCTGGATTGTGGCAGGCCTCTTCAACTTTGTGGCGTACACTTtag ATGGTGTGGATGGAAAGCAGGCACGCAGGACGAACTCCAGCACTCCTCTGGGTGAGCTGTTCGATCATGGTTTGGACAGCTGGGCATGTGTGTTCTTCGTCAGCTCCATGTACTCAGTGTTTGGGCGTGGTGAGAGCGGCGTCAGTGTTCTTACGCTCTACGGTTTGCTCTGGGTCGTCCTCTTCTCCTTCATCCTTTCACACTGGGAGAAATACAACACAGGCGTGCTCTTCCTGCCCTGGGGTTACGACCTCAGCCAAGTG ACGATCTCTATTGTGTACATAGTCACGGCAGTAGTGGGTGTGGAGACGTGGTATAAGCCGCTGATTTGGAACATTCACTACAGGGACCTGTTCATTGTCATGATCCTGG GTTGCTTGTTTGCTGTAACTCTACCAATGAGCTTCTACAATGTTTTTAA GGCATATCGCAGTAACTCATTAAAACACAGCTCTATGTATGAAGCTCTGCTgcccttcttttcacccataCTTCTCTTCATCCTCTCCGCACTGTGGATTTTCCTGTCACCAAACAACATCTTAGAGCTGCATCCTCGAATCTTCTACGTTATGGTGGGCACAGCCTTCTCCAACGTCACT tgtcaCCTAATCGTGTGTCAGATGAGTAACACGCGCTGCCAGCCGCTGAGTTGGCTGTTGCTTCCCATGGCTCTGGTGGTGTTGCTGGTGTTCTCCGGTGTAGTGCAGCAGAGTGAGAGTGTGCTGCTGTACGTCTGGACAACTGCAGTCATCCTCATACACATCCACTATGGTGTTTCAGTG GTGAAGCAGCTAAGCAGTCACTTTAAGATCTACGCTTTCTCACTGAAGAAGCCGGCCTCAGACTGACTAGACGAGGAGAAAATTGGCCTGACTGCGGCAGAGGTCTAA